GTATTTACCCTGCGGTTGATCCATTAGATTCAACTTCACGTCAGTTGGATCCACTTGTAGTTGGTCAAGAACATTATGATGTTGCTCGTGGTGTACAAGGTATTTTACAACGTTATAAAGAATTGAAAGATATTATTGCAATTCTTGGTATGGATGAATTATCTGAAGAAGATAAACTAGTGGTAGCACGTGCACGTAAAATTGAACGTTTCTTATCACAACCATTCTTCGTTGCAGAAGTCTTTACAGGTTCACCAGGTAAATACGTGACATTAAAAGACACCATTCGTGGCTTCAAAGGTATCTTAGAGGGCGAATATGACCATATTCCTGAACAAGCGTTCTATATGGTTGGTTCAATCGATGAAGTGTTAGAAAAAGCCAAAAATATGTAATCACTTCAAGTCATTTGAAGGAGAACAAAATGGCGACATTTAATTTAACAATAGTAAGCGCAGAGCAGAAAATCTTTGAAGGTGAAGTAAAACAAATTCAGGCAACTGGTGTGGAAGGGGAGCTTGGTATTTTGCCCGGACATACGCCATTGCTAACAGCAATTAAGCCTGGGATTGTTAAATTTACCCTTCAAGATGGAAATGAAGAAGTTATCTATGTTTCCGGTGGTTTTTTAGAGGTTCAACCAAATATTGTGACAGTGTTAGCAGATGTTGCTATCCGTGGTAGTGAATTAGATGCAGATCGTATTCACGAAGCAAAACGTAAAGCAGAAGAAAATATAGTATCTCACGGATCTGATGCAGATCACGACTTACTTGTTGCAAAACTTGCTAAAGAGTTAGCAAAACTTCGAGCTTATGAACTCACTGAAAAACTATTGAAAACAAGACGATAATTGAAAGTATAATATAGATGAAGTGAACTTCATTTAGTTTAAGGGCTAAGTTCTATAATTTTAGAACTTAGCCTTTTTGTTGTATAAGATTAACGATAAGTTTTTGTCTGAACTTTTTATCTAAATTAATTAGGATAATATTTACTCTTTTTTAGATAAAAAGTGCGGTAAATTTCTAGTTTGTTTTTAACCTACTACAAATGGCAAGTAACCCGCACGAATCGCAAATGGAATAGATGTAATAGTTATGCCTAATACCAATACGATAATTAAAGTCAGATTTCCTCCCCATACTTTGTATGGTAAATTGGTGTGAGTTCGACGAGCTTTCCAAACAAGGCTAACTGGCAATACTACGGCATAGAAGGCAAACATTTGACCTGCGTAGCCTAGTGCTAAAATAAAACCTTCTGGGTAAAATAATGCAAAAACAAGTGGTGGAATAAAAGTCAGCAAACCAAGTGAAATTCTGCCTGCTGTAACGTTAAATGAACGTTTTAGTAAATCTTCAATACATTCTAACAATCCTAATCCCACGCCTAAGAAAGAAGTGATAAGTGCTAATGTAGAAAATAATTTTACCGCACTTGCGATCACATTACTTCCAGTAATGGCAAAGGTTGCTTTTACTAAGCCATTTAAGGTGGCGTCTTCTTTTAAGATTTGTAAAAATTCATTTTGTGTGAGCAAGCCGTGCGTGGACAGTTGCCATAGAATATAAGCACAAAGTGTTATGGCAGAGCCGACCAAAATGGAGAAGCGTAATGCTTTTACATTGCCGCCTAAGTATTTGTTTAAACTTGGAATGGAACCATGGAAACCAAATGCTGTAAAGAAGACAGGGCTTGCAGAGATAATTAAAGCGTTATCAATTGGTGTCGCCATTAAGTTATCAAATTTGATTTCTGGCAACATTAAGATTAACACGATTGCAAAGACTGCAAGCATCACAAAAAATAACACGCGATTAATTTTATCTACGCTATGTGTACCGATGATGATAAATGAACCGAAAATCACAGTGAATAATAAAATGCTGACTTTATCGCCAAAACTTTCTGGTAATAAATCTTTTAGTAGTGAACCGCCACCACTAACATAAGCGGCAATTAACGCGTATAAGAAAATAATTAGCACTGCCGTAGCAACAATGCGTCCTGCTTTACTAAAATATTGTTCAGCGAGTGTACCGATACCAGCATCACTTTCCGCAGTTTGATAGAGTTCAACGAATAAAAGTGCGCTAAAAGTTAATAATGCCCAAAGCCCTAACAATAAGACTAAAGTAAAGCCGAAGCCGATGCCTGCAGAAGTGAGTGGCATAGCCAACATTCCTGCTCCAATCATCGTACCAGCAACAAGAAGTGTGCTGCCAACAGTTTTGTTCATTTTTGTTTCCTTATGGTGTAATGTAAAATTTACGATGATTGTATTGTATAATTTACAGCGTGTAAACAACAGAATACAAAATATCTTTATTATTTACCGCACTTTTCTTTTCCCTTTCTGTGTTCATCTCGTTAAAATACTTAGCGAATCAACTAAGACAAAGCTAAGACAAAATAGGAGAGCTTATGATTTACAGTATGACCGCCTTTGCACGCCTTGAAGTGAAAAAAGATTGGGGTGATGCAGTATGGGAAATTCGTTCCGTCAATCAACGTTATTTAGAAAACTTTTTCCGTTTGCCAGAGCAATTTCGCGGATTAGAGAACACCTTGCGTGAGAAACTTCGTCAAAGTCTTACTCGCGGTAAAATTGAATGTTCTTTGCGTATTGAAACAAAAAAACAAACAAATGCTGAATTGAATTTAAATAAAGAACTTGCGAATCAAGTCATTCAATCTTTGCAATGGATTAAAACTCAAGCTGGAGAAGGTGAAATTAATTTGACAGATGTGTTGCGTTATCCTGGTGTGGTGGAAGCGCAAGAGCAAGATTTAGATGCGATTAGTCAAGATTTATTGACAACCTTTGATGATTTACTGACCGATTTTATTGCAATGCGTGGTCGTGAAGGGGAAAAACTGAACGATATTATTCAACAACGCTTAGATGCCATTGCAGTGGAAGCGGATAAAGTGCGGTCACAAATGCCAGCAGTTTTACAATGGCAGCGTGAACGGTTATTGCAACGTTTTGAAGATGCTCAACTTAATCTTGATCCACAGCGTGTGGAACAAGAAATGATTTTACTCGCTCAACGTGTTGATGTGGCGGAAGAACTCGATCGTTTACAAATGCACGTGAAAGAAACTACGAATATTTTGAAAAAAGGCGGTGCAGTTGGGCGTAAATTAGATTTTATGATGCAAGAATTGAATCGTGAATCGAATACCCTTGCGTCTAAATCCATTAATGCGGATATTACGGCTTCTGCGGTGGAGCTAAAAGTGCTTATCGAACAAATGCGTGAGCAAATTCAGAATTTAGAATAGGAAAGCAGAATGTCTCAATTTATTTCTCTTACTCAATATCAACTGATTGAAGTACAGGGTGCGGATGTAGAAAAATATTTGCAAGGGCAATTAACTTCTGATGTTGTGCGATTAGCGAGTGGCACAACGACGCTTACAGCTCACTGTGACCCAAAAGGTAAAATGAATGCAATTTACCGTTTGTTTAAAGTAAGTAGTGAACAATTCTTTTTGCTCGTTAAGAAAGATATTTTGCCAAGTGCTCTGGATGCTTTGAAAAAATATGCGGTATTTTCCAAAGTGAGTTTTGATTTACGTGATTGGCAAATCATCGGCGTAATAGGTGAAAAATGTGGAAAAATTACACCGCACTTTTCATTGGAAATTGATGGACAGCGTTCAATTTTATTAAATGAAACTGAATTACCCGTGAATTTTAATGGCGATGAAAAAATTTGGGAAGTAGCCGATATTCAAGCAGGATTGCCAAATTTAAGTCCGCAAACGCAAAATGAATTTATCCCACAAGCACTAAATTTACAGGCCGTTGAGCAAGCAATTTCTTTTACCAAAGGCTGTTATATTGGGCAAGAAACCGTGGCACGTGCGAAATATCGTGGGGCAAACAAACGTGCAATGTTTATTTTTAAAGCGCAAACTCAGCAGGAAGTGGAAATTGGCAGTGAAATCGAAATGCAGCTTGAAGCCAATTGGCGTAAGACTGGCACGATTACAAGTGCGGTCAATTTAGACGGTGTTTTATGGTTGCAAGTTGTGATGAATAATGACATAGATTCAGAGCAACAATTTAGATTGCCGAGTAATGAAATACTGTTAGAGCGAGTGCAGTTACCTTATTCGATTACTGAATAAGAAAGCAAAAAAGATCAGGCATTAACCTGATCTTTTTTTGTATTTAGTAAAGTACACGCGCACGAATTGTGCCATCAATTTCCTTCAATTTTGTCAGTAATGGCGATGCATCATTCGTTTCTACATCAACGACAACATAACCAATTTTTGGGTCAGTTTGTAAATATTGCGCGGCAATATTGAGGTTGGCTTCGACGAAAATTTGGTTCAGTTTGTTCAATATACCAGGGCGATTTTCGTGAATATGCAATAAGCGTTTTGTTCCCTCGTGCTCTGGTAAAGAGACTTCTGGGAAGTTTACCGAAGAAAGGGTTGATCCGTTGTCTGAATATTTGACAAATTTGCCTGCCACTTCAAAACCGATATTTTCTTGTGCTTCCGCTGTTGAGCCACCGATATGTGGCGTTAAAATCACATTATCAAATTCACGTAACGGCGAGACAAATTCTTCATTAATTGAAGCGGGTTCAACGGGGAATACATCAATTGCCGCACCGTGAATTTTACCGTCTTTTAAGGCTTGAGCAAGAGCATCAATATCTACTACTGTGCCACGCGCAGCATTGATCAAAATAGCCCCTTGTTTTAATTGTGCGATACGCGTTGCGTTCATTAAGTTTTTGGTGGAGGGCAGTTCTGGCACGTGTAGTGAAATCACATCGCAAGAACTAAGTAATTCTTCAAGACTACGAACCTGTTTTGCATTACCAAGCGGAAGTTTATTTTCAATATCGTAGAAATACACATCCATGCCTAATGATTCAGCAATAATACTTAATTGTGAACCAATGTGGCCGTAACCAATAATGCCTAATTTTTTTCCCCGCACTTCATGAGAGCCAGTCGCGGATTTATTCCAAACACCACGATGTACTTCGGCATTAGCCTGTGGCACATTGCGCATAAGTAATAAAATCTCGCCTAATACAAGTTCTGCGACGGAACGAGTGTTTGAGAATGGCGCATTAAATACAGGAATACCACGTGCTTTTGCTGCATTTAAATCCACTTGATTTGTACCAATGCAGAAACAGCCAACTGCGATTAATTTGGGTGCGGCTTCAATCATTTCTGCGGTTAAATGGGTGCGAGAACGTAAGCCGATGAAGTGTGCATCTTTAATGGCTTCTTTTAATTCATCGCCATCCAGTGCTTTTTTATAGTAATCGATATTGCTATAGCCTGCCGCGTGGAGCGTATCAAGTGCGCTTTGATGCACACCTTCAAACAATACAAATTTAATTTTTGATTTGTCGAGTGAAACTTTGTTTGTCATATTTACTTCCTTATGATTTTTATTATGAATTAGTCAATAATTTTGGCACCTTCAGGCGTGCCGACGATTACAACATCTGCGCCACGCAATGCGAATATCCCATTAGTGACGACACCTGCAACATTGTTTAATTCTTTTTCCATTTCAACTGGATTTAAAATACTGAAGTTGTGTACATCTAAAATCACATTGCCATTATCTGTAACCACGCCTTCACGATATTCAGGCGCACCGCCAAGTGCGGCTAATTTTCTGCCCACTTGTGAACGAGCCATTGGAATAACTTCAACTGGCAATGGGAAAGTCGAACCTAACACATCCACTTGTTTACTAGAATCTACAATACAAATAAATTTTTTCGCTAATGCCGCAACGATTTTTTCACGAGTAAGTGCCGCACCGCCGCCTTTAATCATCATTTTTTGTGGATTGATTTCATCTGCACCATCCACATAAATATCTAAGCTAGAGACATCATTTGCATTAAATACTTCGATCCCTTGTTTACGTAATAATTCTTCTGATGCTTTTGAAGCCGCAACTGCGCCTTGAATTTTATTTTTGATTGTACCCAAAGCCTCAATAAAGCAGTTCACCGTGGAGCCGCTTCCCACGCCAACAATTGTGTCAGCTTTTACATATTGTAATGCGGCTTGTGCGGCGAGTTTTTTCATTTCTAATTGATTCATTTCTTTTCCTTATTTCAATAAGTAAACGATTGCGTTACTTTATTACGAGCCTATCTAATAAACAAGTGTAATTTTTTAGCGGGCGTTTTTCTCAAGCAATGTTATTTCACAACTAGGCTATTTCATGATTAGGCTATTCTTCCGTTAAAAATAATTCCAAAAGTTCATTGAGAAATAACTTGCCGTGCTCAGTGATTTGCCAAGAATCAGCGTTTTCCACAATATAGTTTTGTTGAATGGCAAAATCAATTTGATTTTTCACCGCACTTTGCGACAAGCCTGTGTAATCTTCAAATTCTTGTTTGGGAACCGCTTCTAACAAACGAAAGCGATTCATAAAAAACTCAAAAGGGCGGTCAATTTCTTGCACGTTTTTTTCTTCGTAAAGATATTCGCCACGCAAATAACCTTTCGGGTGTTTGGTTTTAGAAAAGCGAGTAATCTCGCCATTCGGAAACGTCAATTTCCCGTGTGCGCCACAGCCAATGGCTAAATAATCCCCAAACCGCCAATAATTCAAATTATGTTTACACTGAAAACCTGTTTTTGCGTAAGCTGAGGTTTCATATTGCTGGTAGCCTGCCGCCGTTAAAAGTTGGTGACCTTGCTCAAAAATATCCCAAAGCGCATCATCATCTGGCAATTTAGGTGGGCGGTAAGCAAACATCGTATTTGGCTCAATAGTGAGCTGATACCAAGAAATATGGGGAGGGGATAGCTCAATCGCTTGACGAAGATCATCTAAAGCTTCTTCCAACGTTTGGTTCGGCAAGCCGTGCATTAAATCTAAATTGAAACTTTTTAGCCCAGAAACTTTCGCTAAATTGACCGCACTTTTTGCCTCTGCTACATTATGAATTCGCCCAAGACGCCGTAATTTGTCATCATTAAAACTTTGTATTCCCATAGAAATTCGCGTAATGCCTGCAGATACGTAACCTTTAAAACGTTCAGCTTCTACCGTGCCAGGATTAGCTTCTAATGTAATTTCAATATTATCTTCAAAATCAATCTGTTTTTTTATTTCCTTTAAAAGGTGTGTAATACTTTCTGATGAAAATAAACTTGGCGTACCGCCACCAATAAAAATCGAATGGAGTTTTCGTTGTTGAATGGAATTTTTAAAGCGTTGTAAATCAGCCTGCAAATCTTGCAGAAGATGATAAATATAGTCTTGTTCTGGTATATCGCCTTTTTGTGCGTGTGAATTAAAATCACAATAAGGACATTTTTGAACGCACCAAGGAATATGTATATACAAGGAAAGTGGAGGAAGTTGTAGCATTGTGTTATTAACAAGTTTTCAATTTGGAAAAGTATAAATTAACCTTGTGTAAAGATGAAATTTTCATCTCTAAAGTCAATAAAAGGGCTTGTTTTCACAAGCCCTAAAACATTCAATTAATTGACCGCTCTTTCCGATTTACTCGTCACTTTACGGCGTGGTGCTTTAGGTTTAGCCTCCACTTTAACAAACTCAATGCCTTCTGGTGGATTTTCCAACGCAAGACCAAGCACTTCATCAATGGTTTCTACCGCATGAATTGCAAGATTTTGTTTCACGTTTTCTGGAATTTCTTCAAGATCCTTAACGTTCTCTTTTGGAATTAATACGGTTTTAATTCCGCCACGATGTGCTGCAAGAAGTTTTTCTTTTAATCCACCGATTGGTAATACTTTACCGCGTAAACTGATTTCTCCCGTCATTGCCACATCAGCACGCACAGGATTACCTGTTAAACAAGAAACTAATGCAGTACACATTGCAATACCTGCACTTGGGCCATCTTTTGGTGTTGCACCATCTGGCACGTGAATGTGAATATCGCGTTTTTCATGGAACTCAGAATTAATACCTAATTTTTCAGCACGAGCTCGTACAACTGTCATTGCCGCTTGAATGGATTCTTTCATCACATCGCCTAATGAACCAGTGAAAGAAAGTTTTCCTTTACCCACAACGGAGGCTGTTTCAATGGTGAGTAAATCGCCGCCCACTTCTGTCCAAGCTAAACCAGTTACTTCGCCAATACGGTTTTGTGTGTCAGCTTTGCCAAATTCAAAACGTTTTACGCCAAGATAATCGTGCAGATTATCTGAATTTACCGTAATAGATTTAAGTTTTGGATTTACCAATAAATTTTTCACGGCTTTACGGCAGATTTTTGAAATTTCACGTTCTAGCCCACGCACGCCCGCTTCACGTGTGTAATAGCGGATAATATCTAAAATTGCACTTTCTTCGACGGTAAGTTCGCCTTTCTTCAAACCATTACGTTCAATTTGTTTGGCTAACAAATGACGCATCGCGATATTAAGTTTTTCATCTTCGGTATAACCAGAAAGACGAATCACTTCCATACGATCCAACAATGGGCCTGGAATATTCATAGAGTTTGATGTTGCCACAAACATCACATCAGAAAGATCATAATCCACTTCTAAATAGTGATCATTAAATGTGGTGTTTTGCTCAGGGTCTAATACTTCAAGCAATGCTGAGGCAGGATCGCCTCGCATATCGGATGCCATTTTATCGATTTCATCAAGCAAGAATAATGGATTTTTAACCCCCACTTTTGCCATCTTTTGAATTAATTTACCTGGTAATGCACCAATATAGGTTTTACGGTGACCACGGATTTCTGCTTCATCGCGAACACCGCCTAATGCCATCCGCACATATTTACGACCAGTGGCATTGGCAATGGACTGACCAAGAGAGGTTTTACCTACACCCGGAGGGCCAACTAAACAAAGAATCGGGCCTTTCACTTTGTTTAAACGCGCTTGTACTGCTAAATACTCAAGAATACGTTCTTTCACACGATCTAAACCATAGTGATCGGTATCTAAAACTTGCTGTGCTTTAACAATGTCTTTTTTCACTTTAGAACGTTGATGCCAAGGCACTTGGATCATCCATTCAATATAACTGCGTATTACGGTTGCTTCAGAAGACATCGCCGACATCATTTTAAGTTTTTGTAATTCATTTTCTACTTTGTCGCGTACCTCTGCCGGCATGCCTGCCGCTTCCACCTTTTGATGCAGTTGTTCAACTTCATCAATGGTATCTTCATTTTCTCCACCATCCATTTCTTTGCGAATGGCTTTAATTTGTTCGCTTAAATAATAGTTTCGCTGGCTTTTCTCCATTTGTTTTTTGACACGACCACGAATACGTTTCTCCACTTGAAGAATATCAGCCTCTGATTCCATCATACTAAGCAAATATTCTAAACGTTCTTGCACATTAGCGAGTTCTAACGCATTTTGTTTATGGCGAATGCTTACAGGGAGATGGGCTGCCATTGTGTCAGCTAAGCGATCAACATCATCAATACGTTGAAGGGCATTGAGAATATCTGCAGGCACTTTTTTGTTGAGGGTAAGATAATTTTCAAACTCAGAAAGCACCGCACTTTTTGCTACTACTAACTCTTTTTCATCGCCATAAGTGGTTTCGATAGGGGTAATTTGGGCAGAAAAGCATTTTTCGCCGTCTTCAAGGTTGTTAATTTTCGCGCGATTTTGACCTTCAACTAGCACTTTTACTGTGCCATCAGGTAATTTTAATAACTGAATAATGTTAGCAATAGTACCCACATCAAATAAATCTTCAGGGGTCGGTTCTTCTAAATCTGCTTCTCTTTGGGATACCAAAAGAAGCTGTTTATCATCATTCATTGCTTCTTCAAGGGCATTAATGGATTTTGCACGCCCTACAAAAAGTGGCATTACCATATAAGGAAAAACGACAACATCGCGTAATGGCAATACGGGCATTGTACGTTGGATATTCTTCGCCATAATTGGTCTCTCTTATAATTTCGTTCCGATAATTTGGGTAAATATGGGGGTAGGGAAAAGGAATTCAAGGAAAAGATTATAACAAAATCTGACTTATAAAGTGGGTTTCTAACAAAAAGAATTTTGGCAAATGAAGTGATAATGGCTAAAATAATGAAAAATTTTATTAAATTTCACAAAATATTGAATTATGTCCACGAAAAATAATTTTATTTTCCCCACCTATGTTCAAATGTATCCTTATTCTAAGGATCGCCCTTTTCTCAAACAAGTGCGGGAAAAATTACGCTATTATGGCTATAAATGGTTGTATCAAAAGCAATGTAACCAATTAGTGGATTTTCTTAATAAAGAAACGCAATGGCAGCCTTTATTTACACAAAATTATTACCGTATCAATACAATTCTGACTACTTTTTGCGATAAACGTTTTTCTGCTGCAGAACGTTTAACGGCGATTACGGAGAATTTACGTTTGGCAGAAGAAAAAATGGGACGTTTGCTTTGCCAACAATTATTAGATCAACAACATATCGTGCTAACCCAATTAACAGAGGATTTGCGTTTATCTTTGAGTATCAATCATATCGATCCCTTTGAGGGATATTTTTCTATTAACATTCGCAATCAAAATAACGAACGAGTATATGATGCGTCTTTCACTTTTTTAAGCCCGAATAAATTGCTTATCGCCTCAATTCAAGGCCCCTCAAGTGGTAATGCTCAAGAGCTTGTGAAACAGGCTACGAAAGCATTACACGGTATGCGTCCAATGTTTATGTTGGTTAATGCGTTCAAAATGCTTGCTGAAAAATGGCAATGTGAGTTAGTGGGTATTCCGCACAAAGCACAAGGAAAATATCGTCTTTCTGCACGCAGTAAGATTTTGTTTAATTACAATGAATTTTGGCAAGAGAACCAAGGGAAATATGATAATAATTATTGGCAATTACCTTTGGATATTGAACGCAAACAATTAGAAGATATCGCAAGTAAAAAACGTTCTATGTATCGTAAACGTTATGAAATGCTAGACCAAATGGCATTGGATATTCAGCAACTTTAACGAAGAACGTGCGGTAAAAAAAGTGCGGTCAAAACTTGATATAAAAGTCTTTAGTCAATTCAATAAACGCTTCCGTGTATTGATTATCCTCATCATAAATCACCAATTGATCTTGCATTAAAACTTGGGGCTGTTTGGCAAAGGTAAGTAGCATTCTTTGGGGCGTTTTTCCCACTTTAGTAATGACATTCGTCTGTTTTATGCAAAAAAGTGCGGTGGATTTTGTGAGCGTTTTCCCCGCATTATAAGGCAAAACAAAACTTATTTTCCCATTTTCCGATAAGCACGTGGCAGCCCATTCTAACCAATTTAAGTGGCTTTGCTTGGTATAACGAGCCAATGCTCTTTCCTCATTTTTGCAAGCAATACCTTGTTCAAAATAAGGTGGATTTGCCACAATTAAGTCAAAGGTTTGTTCAGTTTGTTGTAAAAAATGTTGTATATCCGCTTGAATAAGTTGAATGCGATTTTTCCACACCGAATTATTGATGTTTTCTTGTGCTTGTTTTGCTGCAATGGAATCCAACTCAACCGCTTGAATTTGACAGTTTCCTTCAGTTCGTTGTGCTAACATTAAAGCCAATAATCCTGTGCCGCTCCCCATATCTAAAATATTTTTACAATGTTTTACATCTGCCCAAGCACCTAACAAAATGCCATCAGTACCGACTTTCATGGCACAAGAATCTTGATTGATATGGAATTGTTTAAAGGTAAATCCGCTCATAAATTTTTCGTAAATTGACCGCACTTTCAGGTATAATTCCCACTAATTTTAACAAAGAACCGCACAATAATGAATTTATCCCAATTTGAACAATTCGATCTTTCTCCTGAGCTTTTAAAGGCACTTGAGAAAAAAGGTTATTCTCGTCCAACAGCTATTCAAATGGAAGCCATTCCTGCCGCAATGGAAGCGCGTGATGTATTAGGCTCTGCACCAACGGGAACAGGGAAAACGGCTACTTTTTTATTACCTGCGCTACAACATTTATTGGATTATCCACGCCGTAAACCGGGCTCACCGCGTATTTTGGTATTAACGCCAACCCGTGAATTGGCAATGCAAGTGGCAGAACAAGCGGAAGAATTAGCGCAGTTTACCCATTTAAATATTGCGACAATTATAGGTGGCGTGGCGTATCAAAATCACGGTGATGTGTGCAATACCAATCAAGATTTGGTGGTGGCTACGCCTGGCCGTTTATTGCAATACATTAAGGAAGAAAATTTTGATTGCCGTTCCGTTGAAATGCTGATTTTTGACGAAGCCGATAGAATGTTACAAATGGGATTTGGACAAGATGCGGAAAAAATTGCGGCTGAAACCCGTTGGCGGAAACAAACCTTGTTGTTTTCTGCAACCTTAGAAGGAGAGTTATTAGTCGATTTCGCGGAGCGTTTGTTGAATGATCCTGTGAAAGTAGATGCGGAACCAAGCCGTCGAGAGAGAAAAAAAATCAACCAATGGTATTACCATGCAGACAGCAATGAACACAAAATCAAATTGCTCGCGCGTTTTATTGAAACTGAAGAAGTAACCCGTGGAATTGTGTTTATTCGTCGTCGTGAAGATGCACGAGAACTTTCTGAAACATTGCGTAAACGAGGCATTCGTTCTGCGTATTTAGAAGGTGAAATGGCACAAACTCAACGTAATAATGCGATTGATAAATTGAAATCAGGTATTGTGACGGTATTGGTTGCAACAGATGTGGCTGCGCGTGGTATTGATATTGACGATGTAACTCACGTGATGAATTTTGATTTGCCCTATAGTGCGGATACTTATTTGCATCGAATTGGACGTACAGCGCGAGCAGGTAAAAAAGGCACAGCGGTCTCTTTTGTCGAAGCCCATGATTACAAGTTACTAGGTAAAATCAAACGTTATACTGAGGAAATTTTAAAGGCACGCATTTTAGAGGGTTTAGAGCCTCGCACTAAGCCACCAAAAGATGGTGAAGTGAAATCTGTCAGCAAAAAACAAAAGGCACGCATTAAAGAAAAACGTGAAGAAAAGAAAAAAACAGAGGCAAAGAAAAAAGTAAAATTGCGTCATAAGGATACGAAAAATATCGGCAAACGACGCAAGTCAAGCAACAGTAATATTTAATTAGGTGTGTAAATTCTGCTTGAGGCAAATTTTACATAGGAAATTTTTCTATATTGCTTTAACGTTTTTTTATAGTAGAAGTATATACTCAGTTATGGTTATGGTTACATAGTAAGCTTTTACTTTGTTCTAATTCACTTTAATAACCCTAAATAATTGAGGATTCCTTATGAAAAGAAATTTATTAAAACAATCTGTAATCGCTGTGTTAGTAGGTGGTGCATTACCAGTTTTGGCTTCTGCTAGTAATAGTGCTACTGTAGCAACTCAGTCACAGTCAGATACAGAATTAGATAATGAGATGATTTCTATCTTAGAGGATATTTCTAATATAAACGATGATCTTGATGGACTTACAAATAAAGTAGCTAGTCATTCTAGAACATTAGGTCGTCATACAAATAGA
The Haemophilus influenzae DNA segment above includes these coding regions:
- the lon gene encoding endopeptidase La; its protein translation is MAKNIQRTMPVLPLRDVVVFPYMVMPLFVGRAKSINALEEAMNDDKQLLLVSQREADLEEPTPEDLFDVGTIANIIQLLKLPDGTVKVLVEGQNRAKINNLEDGEKCFSAQITPIETTYGDEKELVVAKSAVLSEFENYLTLNKKVPADILNALQRIDDVDRLADTMAAHLPVSIRHKQNALELANVQERLEYLLSMMESEADILQVEKRIRGRVKKQMEKSQRNYYLSEQIKAIRKEMDGGENEDTIDEVEQLHQKVEAAGMPAEVRDKVENELQKLKMMSAMSSEATVIRSYIEWMIQVPWHQRSKVKKDIVKAQQVLDTDHYGLDRVKERILEYLAVQARLNKVKGPILCLVGPPGVGKTSLGQSIANATGRKYVRMALGGVRDEAEIRGHRKTYIGALPGKLIQKMAKVGVKNPLFLLDEIDKMASDMRGDPASALLEVLDPEQNTTFNDHYLEVDYDLSDVMFVATSNSMNIPGPLLDRMEVIRLSGYTEDEKLNIAMRHLLAKQIERNGLKKGELTVEESAILDIIRYYTREAGVRGLEREISKICRKAVKNLLVNPKLKSITVNSDNLHDYLGVKRFEFGKADTQNRIGEVTGLAWTEVGGDLLTIETASVVGKGKLSFTGSLGDVMKESIQAAMTVVRARAEKLGINSEFHEKRDIHIHVPDGATPKDGPSAGIAMCTALVSCLTGNPVRADVAMTGEISLRGKVLPIGGLKEKLLAAHRGGIKTVLIPKENVKDLEEIPENVKQNLAIHAVETIDEVLGLALENPPEGIEFVKVEAKPKAPRRKVTSKSERAVN
- a CDS encoding VirK/YbjX family protein yields the protein MSTKNNFIFPTYVQMYPYSKDRPFLKQVREKLRYYGYKWLYQKQCNQLVDFLNKETQWQPLFTQNYYRINTILTTFCDKRFSAAERLTAITENLRLAEEKMGRLLCQQLLDQQHIVLTQLTEDLRLSLSINHIDPFEGYFSINIRNQNNERVYDASFTFLSPNKLLIASIQGPSSGNAQELVKQATKALHGMRPMFMLVNAFKMLAEKWQCELVGIPHKAQGKYRLSARSKILFNYNEFWQENQGKYDNNYWQLPLDIERKQLEDIASKKRSMYRKRYEMLDQMALDIQQL
- a CDS encoding tRNA1(Val) (adenine(37)-N6)-methyltransferase, translated to MSGFTFKQFHINQDSCAMKVGTDGILLGAWADVKHCKNILDMGSGTGLLALMLAQRTEGNCQIQAVELDSIAAKQAQENINNSVWKNRIQLIQADIQHFLQQTEQTFDLIVANPPYFEQGIACKNEERALARYTKQSHLNWLEWAATCLSENGKISFVLPYNAGKTLTKSTALFCIKQTNVITKVGKTPQRMLLTFAKQPQVLMQDQLVIYDEDNQYTEAFIELTKDFYIKF
- the srmB gene encoding ATP-dependent RNA helicase SrmB is translated as MNLSQFEQFDLSPELLKALEKKGYSRPTAIQMEAIPAAMEARDVLGSAPTGTGKTATFLLPALQHLLDYPRRKPGSPRILVLTPTRELAMQVAEQAEELAQFTHLNIATIIGGVAYQNHGDVCNTNQDLVVATPGRLLQYIKEENFDCRSVEMLIFDEADRMLQMGFGQDAEKIAAETRWRKQTLLFSATLEGELLVDFAERLLNDPVKVDAEPSRRERKKINQWYYHADSNEHKIKLLARFIETEEVTRGIVFIRRREDARELSETLRKRGIRSAYLEGEMAQTQRNNAIDKLKSGIVTVLVATDVAARGIDIDDVTHVMNFDLPYSADTYLHRIGRTARAGKKGTAVSFVEAHDYKLLGKIKRYTEEILKARILEGLEPRTKPPKDGEVKSVSKKQKARIKEKREEKKKTEAKKKVKLRHKDTKNIGKRRKSSNSNI